GCATCACCCCATGTCAAGGGGACCCCGCTCACCAAGCTCTGCCCCTGCAGCAAGCAGCTTTGAGTGACCCCCCAACCTCTTCATCCAGCTCAGCGATGTAGAGCCATTAGTCATCGTACTGTACACACGAGCAGCTGTGCCAATTAGCATAATTAACACATGAGGGCCAATTAATCTCTTGATTATGCCTGCCATTCACTTATCAGCTGCTATTATGGGAAGATCGGCTTTTGTACCTCTGCTTTCTATGCAAATAAGCCGGTTATGACGCCTTCATTACTTGATATACAATTACCCAGCGCAGATACCCATGAAATCGAGCACGGACAGATTGCCAACACACACGGTCCAGAGCCCAGGTGGATTTTGCAGCTCAAGTCCTCTCCGTTTCTGAACATGCCACCTTGAGTGGTGCTCCAGGACCTGGGTTTTGGGGAATTGCTGATGCTGATGATGTGGGGGAGACCAGAGGAGAAATGCTTGTGGGACTCTGACCAAGCCCTTGCCAAGTTGGTGGCCAAGATTGGCTCCACCTCATAGAGCGAGAAGGACACGGGCAGAGGGCTTGTGGCCAGTTGGCCACTGAGGTGGCAGCAGCTTGCCTGAACAGGCAAGACGGAGGGACACAGGACAAACTGCTCCAGGGCAATTTCCAGTGGCAAGTCCAGGGAAATCACCCTCCATGCCCTGAGAGGGAGGGATGGTCCCAGCTGATTCCCATTGCcctgggctgctcctggctgggtgggggcctgcctgcagcccccaggtgtgtggctgggctggggtgggctgCTGGGAGTGCTGGTATAAAAGGCTCCTGAGCAGCATCTCCTCTATGAGCTGGTTTTCCTGGAATCAGGATGGGGTCTGGAGGCAGCTTGGGGCTTGCTCTCTTGTGCTGGGTGCTGGCTGAAGCAGCATCTTACAGCCCCTGGGCTTTCCCTCAAAGGGACTCAGGGGTCTTGAGGGTCCAGGGTGATACCTCTTGGAGCTGGCCTCGTGTGCCTTCCTTCTCCCAGCCCTCTCCCTGGGCATGGGTGGATGTCTCCCAGCTCCAGGCTGCTGCCCCGCTGCACCCCGTGGCTGTGCAGTGCCAAGAGGCGCAGATGGTGGTCACGGTGCACAGGGACCTCTTTGGCATGGGGCGCTTGGTCAGGGCTGCAGACCTGACCCTGGGCTCGGATGCCTGCTTGCCTGTTGCCCAGAGCGCTGCTGAGAGCACGGTGACGTTTGTGGCTGGGCTGCACGAGTGTGGCAGCACCCTGCAGGTGAGGTGGGATGCTGGGGTGAGGGGCTGCTCCATCCCTGGTAATGCTGCATAGGGAACGGACCTTCGCTGGGCTTTGGCCAGCACTGGGTGGGTAAATGAGAATTATTGTGGACAGCTTAACTGCTAAAGAGTGATGGGCCGTGATGCTGTCGAATTCATCTTGGCAAGGGTCTCGGTCCTAGAAATGACCTGGTAAAGGTGATGTGAGGGTTTGGGTGAGGAGGGTGTCATCTGGTAGCAGTATCTCTCCGGTGAGGGATGGTATGACCATAGCAGAGCTAGTTTTCAGAGTATGGGTACCATCCTCAAGCGCTAGATGAGGTGCATGCTCAACAGCAAGCAAGGCTTGTAGTGGTTTTATGACTCAGATCCAACTGGATGCATGAGTCTGAGGGAACTGGGCATAGCTTGAAACTGCAGTGACTGTCACAGGGGAATTAGGGAAAGGGGCTTGCTGACCTTCTCAGCAGGAGAGAAGGGCTGCCTGGAGCTGGTGTGCCCCAGTTAACCTGGGGGAAGCAGGTTTGCAGACCTACTGTCCTACAGCCCCCGCCCACCTGATGTGGGTACTTGCTAGAGTGCCGAAGTCCTTGAGACTGACCTCCTGCAGGGCTGGCATCCTTGTTCTCCTGTGTTTGCATGCCAATACAAAGCTTTGTGTCATCCTATATGTACTGGCTTGGGAATGTGGAGGACAGCCTGTGCCTTTACAGTTGATGGACCTGTGTGTCCTAGCACAGTCAGTGCTGGGTACCCAATGATGCTGAGCTTCTAGTTGACTAGTTTGTTTTACTGACTTATCAGCTCTCCCACGTGCCCTTTCTAGATAACCCCAGACTCCTTGATCTATAAAACAAGTTTGTCCTACAAACCTACTCCTTCTGGGAATCTGGTCATCGTAAGGACcaatgcagctgtggttcctATTGAGTGTCACTATCCCAGGTGAGCAAATGGGGGCTGTGTCTTTGCTCCTATGGACCCGAGGTGATGTTGGCATTTTAGTTAACGcacatattttccatttagGAAGAGCAACGTCAGCAGTAATGCCATCTGGCCCACATGGGCTCCCTTCCACTCTACCCTGTCAGTGGAGGAGAGGCTGATGTTCTCCCTACGCCTCATGAATGGTGGGTGCAGCCCTGTTTCCCTCGGgttcctgctcctgccagctcttGGCCACATGCAGAGAGCCCAAACAGAGCTATAACCAGGGCTAAAATCAAATCCTGCAGAAGTGACACGTGAGGTTGCTGCTCAGTTAAGAGGTCCTGTGTGCGAGGGAGGGCAATGTGCTTCTCTCCAAATTGACCTGTAACCTTGACTCTACCTTCCAGATGACTGGAGCACTGAGAGACTGTCCAATGGCTTCCAGCTGGGGGAAAGCCTGTACCTCCAGGCTGATGTTGTTTCTGGGGGCCATGTACCTCTAAGGCTCTTTGTGGATGACTGTGTTGCTACTCTGAGTCCAGACAGGAGCTCCTCTCCCCGATATGCCTTGATTGACCTCAGCGGGTAAGGGGTACAGTGCTCTCTGGGTGGTACTACTGTAGCTGGCTGGGATGTCCCTGACTTCTGACCCTTGTCCAGGTGCTTGGTGGATGGGAGATCAGATGACACCACTTCAGCCTTCATCTCTCCAAGGCCGAGGCAGGAAACGCTGCAGTTTGTGGTTGATGCCTTCAAGTTTGCAGGAGATGACAGAAACTTGGTGAGACACGGTgcccagccctcctccctcAGCGTGTTCAGAAGTTGTGCTGTTCTGTGTGAACAAATTTAACCTTGGATGTTGGTTTAATTTTCCCTTCCAGATCTACATCACCTGCCACCTGAAGGTCTCCCCAGCTGACCAAGCCCCAAATCCATTGAACAAGGCCTGTTCCTTCAACAAAGCCAGCAGCCTGTGAGTAGCTGGTGCATGTAGGGAGGGgaccagcctggagaagagggcTTACAGGTAATTCTGTTTCAGCTGGGCTCCTGTGGAGGGTACTGGAGacatctgcagctgctgtgagaCTGGCAACTGTCTGTTGTATGGAGGATACTCCTGGAGAATTAACCCTCCAGCCAGGTGGCCAAGGAGGCGCTTGAAGAGAGACATCCCTTCCAAGCAAGGTAGGGCTCTGTGTGTCCAAAATGTACCCCCAAGGCAGGGTCACCCTCCAGGTTGGGATGGCCAAGATGCTGGAATATTTTTAGCAAACGCATCTCATCTTAAGGACAAACCCAGCTCTTCTCCAATGTCCTTGGGCAAGTAACTGTATCTGTGTGTCCTCATATTTAAAACTACTAGAAAGCTGCTCTTTCAGGGTCTATCTTTCTGTAAGCCCTGAAATCCAGACTAAGCAGGAATTACCACCTCCCCTGTGTGAACTCATTCATGTCATCTCCTCTTAGGTGGGTTCTCAAAGGCAGCAGAGGCTGAAGTCTCAGTTGGACCACTATTAATCCTTGATTCAGCTCGGGGATTATGGAGTTCCTCAGGAGGCCTTGCACCAGCAGGGAAGACCCCACCTGGTATGTAGTGGTTTTTTTGCCATTAGCTTGACTGTGTTTTCAGGTCTCAATTGAAGGTGACTCCAGGTTGATTTAGTCATGAATCCCCCATGATTACACACCTGGACAGAGACTTTCTAGTATAATCACCAGAAGGCAGTCTGGGGGACTTCTTCCCAAAGCTATCTGCAAGTTCACCCACTGACAGAGGGTGGAAAGCCATTAAATATGTAGTAATTGGCTCTTGTCTCTTCCAGGTGCTGCTGAAGGACTTCCTATGCTGGTCCAAGTTGCCATGCTCACAGCAGCCACTGTGCTGAGCTTAACTGCTCTGGGACTGTTTCTTGTGTTCAGAAAATGTAGCTGCCCTCCTGGAGTGTCATTGTAACTCCCCAGCCCTAATaaagagaaatgtttctgttctcCTCTTGTGTCCtcggtggggaggggggacagcaGTCAGCCTTTGCTCTGGTCTGCTTGGATGGGAGTTGGGGTTATTCTCATACACCATCCTCCAGGTAAGCCATCTCCCAGGGTGGCCACAAGCTCTTGGGAAGCCACCATGAACCAGTGGTGGGACAAAAGACGTAGAGAGAGCTGTGGCTGCCTGAGAGCATCTCCCAAACCACAGCACTTGGAGATGGAAGGTACCTCTTTGCAGAAAGACTTTTCAAATGTCCAGTGCTACTATTGAGGCTCACTGTATGTTGTATGCTTAGCGTGCAATGCTGTGCCTGACAGCGAGGAATCCTAAACACTGGCTGCAAAAGAGGTATGGCTCCTATTTTCAGGCAATAGAGGGAAGAATTGATGCTGCTAACAGTTGCTAAATGGATTCTTGACTCTAGAAGTCCTGTTTGCTCCTCCTTAGCAGGGGTGATACTGGAGGATGTgataacagcagctctgtcttGGGCTTGTTGGTGTGAGTTGTTGCAGTGTCGGTGAGCAGGCACTACCTCTTGAAGGATGCAACAGTAGCTCTAACTGCAAATTTATGGGTGCTGGGGCTGAGTGTGACTTCTGctgggagaactgggaaaaACTTGAGTTAGAGATGGCTGAGGGCTGAAGATGGGTCTTGCTTCTAGTTGGTATGGTCTCAGCTGCATGTAGAGCAGGGAGCAATGGCTGGATGGAGAGGTGGAACTGGTGACTTTTGTAATTAAGAGAAAGGGGACAAATGGGGAAAGCTGCTGGTCCACCCACTCTAAACAGATAAGGTTTTAAATATAAAGGTGGGAGAAGCCCTCAGCCAGTAGGTCTGCCTAGATTATCATTAAGTCTCCTTTCAGCAGCCTTGGGGATTCTgtccctgctgtgctggaagagcTGTGCTTTAGGGCGCAGGATTACTCATCACACTTAAATGAAGTCGATATGCACAAGACAGCCTTAAAGCTCTGTTAAATTGTTCTCCTTGCTCTGTGGCTTGTTCCTCCTATAGAGCATAGGCCTATCCTGACCTCTTGGCTTAGGCTGCTGAAGGCTTGAGACATCTTCTGCCTGGTGGAATTCAAGCTGGGTATGAGGTTTTGGTGTCTCGGCTCCTAATGTGGCGAGTTGTACACCAGTTGCACTTAGGAGCTTGACTAACAAATACTTCTTAAAAGTGGTTTGCTTACCCTGGGCTGTGTGCCACTTGCCATGTGTCCCAGGGAGCAGTGGTCACCTCCAGTCCAacctggaggctgcagggtTTTGTTAACCCATGGCTGGAAGGCCATGCGCTTTGAGGTGCTACCTGGTATAAAGATTGTAGCTCTGCATTGGGTGAACTAATCGATTGGGTGAACTAATCGCCTTGTTTTATGTAACATGGGACCCTGCGCTCCTGGGTGAGCACAGTGATGGGGTCGGATTCCTTGAAGTGTGAATGTGCCTTGGTTAGTGCTGGTGACCCTTGTGGGCTTAGTAGGGAGAATCCCCAAGCCTGTTGACTCCATCCTTCTGGTCTGAATGACTTTATGCCTCATGTTCTTGCTTTCTATATCCCAGGAGGAGTCAATGACCTGATGCTTGCAACAGCCTTTTCTGagctgaggaaactgcttttggCCCTGGATAGAGAGTAAAAAGGGGCAAAGCAGTAAGGCTGACTCAGAGCAATGCCAGCAGCCTCAGTTCTCGGATGTTTGGTCCTTCGCTTCTGCTAGCGCCTTctgaaaactgctgctgttaAAGGCATTGCCTAAATTTGGCAGCTGAAGGCTGGAAACAGTACTTCTGCCCTGAAGCTCTTGGGCTGCAATCCCCTAACCATTAGGCTGCAATCTAGTGATGCTGATTCTCTTTTCAATGTACTCCAACAAAGCCTGGGTGCAGCTACAGCTCTGCAAATGAGCCTTTCCTAACGCTGAGAAATCAGCTTGGCACTTGCGGTCCATGGGCTCTGCAGGGTGTGGAGCAGGAATCCCCTCCCCAGACAAGCTTGTTTTGAAAGCCCAGGGATGATGTGCTTAGGGGGAATGtttcctgcttctgttttcaatgAATTAAGCAGCTGAGCTGAAATAATCAGGTGGAAAAATGAGGCAGCCATGTAAGCTTTTTTGGCTGAAATCTTTCTAGATCAGGCTGTCAGCCTTCATGTTTTATGCACAAGCTCCTTCCTGAAGGAGTTACAGAAGATTACCCCCCCCGcctttcttcttaatttttacCTTGACAGGGTGACATGCACTGTGAGGCTGGGCTGAATGTGTGGCTGGGCTGTGATGTTACCCTTCCAAAATGGTTTTGGTGCTCCTGCCAAGGGCATGGAGACCGAGCCATGCCCTCTGGGTGGGAGCTGGAGGTTGTACTTTACATGTGGTGCCATGTGCGTGGTCCTTTTCTAACCAGCTGTCTTAAGGCTCTTCATTTGTCTATAAAGGCACTCTCTTCCCACCTTCCGAAGACACTTGCCACTGGGCAGCACCTGCTACTGTTGCCCTGTGCTGTAGGGCTTTGATGGAGACCTGTGCTCCTCTGGGTGTCCCATCTCTCCTGCAAGCTCTTCCAGCTGTGAAAGCCCAGTCTCATGCTGGGCAGGTGCTGCAAGCACCACTTCCCTGCCCAGACCCATGAGGAGTTTAATAAACAAACCAAGCTTTGTGGTTATTTCTTCTTAATTCAAGATGTGGACTTGTGATCTCCTCTGGTGCAGGCTCTAAAGAGGCAGCTATCACCATGGGacttctcctctcctgtctaaAGGCTTCAGCATCCAGGCTAGAAAATGGGGAGGAAACGTGGCTGGGTTTTTTGAGTTATGGCATGGAAGTCCTCCTTTGCTATGGTGCTctcacagaaatgctgtgtgCAGGGAGCACTCAAGGAGCTGCTGGGCTGATGCCAGTGGGGAAAGGGATTGCTCCAAGCTATGCCAAGTGTGGGGCTGCACGTGTTGCTTGTTGACCCATACATTCAATTTGTTTATTGTTGGAAATGCCTGCTTGAGTTACCCCTTTAGCTGTGATGGAGAGAAACCTTTATTAGTGAGCTGGCAGGTAACCCATGCCCAAAGCCTGAactctctttcccttttgacCTGTGCCAATGATTCTGGCAGCACCCAAAGTGGCTGGGCATTGTGTGGGCAGAAGAGCCCGATTTTTGGGCTCTGAGCCCTGTTGGATCTGATCCTATTAGCACTAATCCCTCAGCCTGTGCTCAGATCATCTTTTGAAGCCTGTCTTTAGTAGGAATGACttgtgctgggagctgctgtcctcccctcctgccaccccctctTCACAGCCCTGGAGGAGGTTGCACATCAGCTACTATTGCTTATAACGCTGTTGGCTTCCCCTGTGATAGCCAGCACATCGGTGGATTTTagttttataatttaaaacagctgtgaattctttaataaattatttatcccaaaccaatattttttttccccctatttaCCAGGAAAAAACCCTAGTAGGAGTGCTGAGGAAAAGGGCTCGGTGGAGAAATGGCTCCCAGAAATCCAGCCCTGACCTAAGACTCCTAAGGCTGGGATTACTGTAGGTGGATtaaggagctggggagggaaaggtgTCTCATGGGGGATGACAGAGTGTTTATCTGATTAAGGGACCAGGCAGGAATTTGCCACTGGATGCTCTTAAGAGTTGGGCAGTGCCGGGTGCTGCTCCGCTGTCCCTGAAGGCACCGACTCCTCTTGCTGGAGCTGTAGTAGGTGACATTGCTGGTCCATTTTTCTTGTCTGGTTTAACATAGCCCTGTGCAATTGCTTGATGAAGAGAGAAAGTGCATGGTATGTGCTGGTGGTGATGCCCAACCCACCTGTGAGCCCCATCAACCCCAGTCCCATAACTGCTGCTTCTGGACTTTATTAGCATTTGTTTCCCTTGCACACGTGAGCATCTGAGTAAAGACTTAATTAGGAAGCTGTAAGATGCTGGCAGAACAATCAATTTGTGGGAATTAATAATGTGAACAAGGGTGCATCGTGGTTATTCATGTGTGTCTCCAGCTTGCTGTAAGTGCCCTGTTATATGGAGATGTTGGTGATAGGCCCCATAAGTGGCCTTCAAggcaattaaaagaaaaataatttaccaTGTAGGAGAACAATCAAGTGGTACTTACAGGAATTTCAGGGTAAAAGTGAGCTGCTTGGTATGTTCACTTGCAAATTTGCACTGTCCCGTGGAAGTGGTGTGAACATCAACGCTCATTTCC
This DNA window, taken from Haliaeetus albicilla chromosome 12, bHalAlb1.1, whole genome shotgun sequence, encodes the following:
- the LOC104315322 gene encoding zona pellucida sperm-binding protein 3 — translated: MGSGGSLGLALLCWVLAEAASYSPWAFPQRDSGVLRVQGDTSWSWPRVPSFSQPSPWAWVDVSQLQAAAPLHPVAVQCQEAQMVVTVHRDLFGMGRLVRAADLTLGSDACLPVAQSAAESTVTFVAGLHECGSTLQITPDSLIYKTSLSYKPTPSGNLVIVRTNAAVVPIECHYPRKSNVSSNAIWPTWAPFHSTLSVEERLMFSLRLMNDDWSTERLSNGFQLGESLYLQADVVSGGHVPLRLFVDDCVATLSPDRSSSPRYALIDLSGCLVDGRSDDTTSAFISPRPRQETLQFVVDAFKFAGDDRNLIYITCHLKVSPADQAPNPLNKACSFNKASSLWAPVEGTGDICSCCETGNCLLYGGYSWRINPPARWPRRRLKRDIPSKQGGFSKAAEAEVSVGPLLILDSARGLWSSSGGLAPAGKTPPGAAEGLPMLVQVAMLTAATVLSLTALGLFLVFRKCSCPPGVSL